CCGCCTCCACCGGGGCCGGCATCTGATGCGGACACCGCGCCGGCCGATGCGACCGATCGACTAGACCCTGCACACCCTCTGCCTCATAGCGGGCCAACCAGGCATGCAATGTCTGGCGCGACACACCCACTTTCTCGGCGACCTGCGACACACTCAAACCGTCGTCGATCACCGCTAACACCGCCTGATACCGCTGCTCAGCCACGCTCAACTCCCTCATCTAGGGAGTGTCAAGGATCAACCGAAGTAGGTGTAAAGCATCAGCCGAAACACTGTCAGGCATCACCCGAAGACAAACCGTCAAGCATCAACCGAGCTCATACAAGGATTTAAGTAGGGCGGGCGGGGCTCGAACCCGCGACCAACGGATTATGAGTCCGCGGCTCTAACCAACTGAGCTACCGCCCCGTGCGTCGGCCCCGAAGCATGCCGGCGCCGTTATGCACGAAACAAGAGATTAGTCGCTCCGCGGCACCGCCCTCGACACCGCGCCCGGGCGCTCGCGACACGAAGGCTGGCCTTACTTGTGTGTTACTGGGATGCACATATACATTTACTGCTACTGGCATACACACATAACTTGGAGGCACCGTGGCCGCCGCCATGACCCAGCAGCAGATCCTGCACGAACTCGAGCCGGTCGCAGAGCGACTGATGAACCGGCATATCTCGATGTTCAAGGACTGGAACCCACACGACTTCATCCCCTGGTCGCAGGGCAAGAACTTCAAGACCCCGAACGGCGACGACTGGGCGCCCGAGCAGTGCGCGCTGTCCGACGTCGCTCGAGTTGCGATGGTGCAGAACCTGCTGACAGAGGACAACCTGCCGTCCTATCACCGCGAGATCGCCATGAATTTCGGGATGGACGGCGCCTGGGGGCAATGGGTCAGGCGGTGGACGGCCGAAGAGAATCGGCACAGCACCGCGCTGCGCGACTACCTGGTGGTGACCCGCTCGGTCGACCCCTTCGATTTGGAGCGTCTCCGCATGGAGCAGCTCACCAGGGGCTTCAGTCCGGGTCAGAACCGTCAGGGAAACCTGTTCGCCGAGAGCCTGTTTGACGCCGTCGTCTATGTCTCGTTCCAGGAACTCGCAACCCGCGTCTCTCATCGCAACACCGGCAAGGCGTGCCACGACAGCATCGCCGATCAACTGATGGCCAGGTTGTCGCACGACGAAAACCTGCACATGATCTTTTATCGCGACATCACCGACGCCGGCCTGGATGTCGCACCCAACCAGGCGATGGCATCGATACATCGAGTGCTGCGCAACTTTCAGATGCCCGGCTTCACGGTCCCCGAATTCCGCCGCAAGGCCGTCATCATCGCCGTCGGCGGTGTCTACGACCCGCGCATCCATCTCGACGAAGTCGTCATGCCCGTGTTGAGAAAGTGGCGCATCTTTGACCGCGAAGATTTCACCGGCGAGGCTGCCCGGATGCGCGACGACCTCGCGCTGTTGGTCAAGGAACTCGAGACCGCGTGCGACAAATTCGAGATCTCCAAGCAGCGCTATCTCGAGCGCGAGGCCCGTAAAGCCGAAAGCATCACTGCCGCAAAAACGCTCAGACCTGACGGCACGCTGTCCCAAAGTCGGCATTAGCCGACCCTTCGGGACGTTTGGCCCTATGCGCTACTGACGAGCCTCGAAAGAATTGGCCGGGCCGAGAAATGCCGAGCCGGAGGTACTGCATGACTGCCGAAGCCCCACCCGCCGCCGATCTCACGGCACAGCGGCCTTACCCGCCGAGGATGGGCCCGAAGGGCAGCGTGATCTACAAGGTCATCAGCACCACCGACCACAAGATGATCGGCATCATGTACGTGGTCGCCTGCTTCATCTTCTTCTTCATCGCCGGCCTGATGGCCCTGTTGATCCGTGCGGAGTTGGCCAAACCCGGATTGCAGTTCCTGTCGAACGAGCAGTACAACCAGCTGTTCACCATGCACGGCACCGCCATGTTGCTGTTTTATGCGACCCCCGTTGTGTTCGGATTCGCGAACCTGGTGCTGCCGCTGCAGATCGGCGCACCCGATGTCGCATTTCCTCGCTTGAACGCACTCTCGTTCTGGCTGTTCGTTTTTGGGGCACTGATCGCGCTGAGTGGCTTCATCGTTCCCGGCGGTGCGGCCGACTTTGGATGGACCGCTTACACGCCGCTGTCGGATGCGGTTCACAGTCCCGGAGCCGGATGCGACCTGTGGATCCTCGGCCTGGCCGTCGGCGGCCTCGGCACCATCCTGGGCGCCGTCAACATGATCACCACGGTGGCGTGCCTGCGCGCCCCCGGCATGACCATGTTTCGGATGCCGATCTTCACCTGGAACATCTTGGTCACGAGTATCCTTGTGCTGATTATCTTTCCGCTGTTGACGGCAGCCCTGTTCGGCTTGGCCGCCGACCGCCGGCTCGGTGCGCACATCTACGACGCGGCCAACGGCGGGCCGATCTTGTTCCAGCACCTGTTCTGGTTCTTCGGCCACCCCGAGGTGTACGTGATCGCGCTGCCCTTCTTCGGGATCGTCTCGGAGATCGTTCCGGTGTTCTCCCGCAAACCCATCTTCGGCTACACCACGCTGGTCTACGCGACGCTGTCGATCGCGGCCCTATCGGTCGCGGTCTGGGCACACCACATGTTCGCCACCGGCGCCGTTCTGCTGCCGTTCTTTTCGTTCATGACATTCCTGATCGCGGTCCCGACGGGCATCAAGTTCTTCAACTGGATCGGCACAATGTGGAAGGGGCAGTTGACCTTCGAGACGCCGATGCTTTTCGTGCTCGGCTTTATGGTGACCTTTCTGCTCGGCGGCCTGACGGGTGTGCTGTTGGCCAGCCCGCCGCTGGACTTCCACGTCACCGACAGCTATTTCGTCGTCGCGCACTTCCACTACGTGCTGTTCGGCACCATCGTTTTCGCCACGTACGCCGGAATTTACTTCTGGTTCCCAAAGATGACGGGACGTCTGCTCGACGAACGGCTGGGCAAGTCGCACTTCTGGTTGACGTTCATCGGCTTCCACACCACATTCCTGGTTCAGCACTGGCTGGGCAATTCCGGAATGCCGCGGCGCTACGCGGACTACCTGCCCACTGACGGATTCCAGACGCTCAACCTCGTCTCGACGATCGGCTCATTCATCCTTGGAATCTCCGTGCTCCCGTTTGTGTGGAACGTGTTCAAGAGCTGGCGTTACGGCGAAGTCGTCACGGTCGACGACCCGTGGGGTCACGGCAACTCACTGGAATGGGCTACCAGTTGCCCGCCACCACGGCACAACTTCACCGAGCTGCCCCGGATCCGTTCGGAGCGGCCCGCTTTCGAACTGCACTACCCACACATGGTCGAAAGGATGCGTGCCGAAGCCCATGTGGGCCGAGACCACGGCGCTAGCTGAACACCGTCTGGCCGTCGACGTCGAGCAGGTACCGCTCGGTCCCGCTTTCGACGCGTGGCGCATCGCCGCCCAACGCCACGGCGACCTTGTTGCTGGCGTTGCGCATCACGTCGAGGGTCAGCTCGACGGCTTCGGCATCGGAGAAGTGCTTCTGCACCCCGGCGGCGACGTCGGCGCCGATGGAGGCAGGCGACCAGATCAGCGCGTCCGCGTAGCGCAGCGCCGCCTTGTGCCGGTCGGTCAACCGCGTCGACTCCTCGAACCGCTCGATGTCTTCGTACAGCGTCTCGGTGCCGCCGGCGTCGAGCGCGGTCGTCTCGCGCAACGACTTGCACAACCGGCAGTTGTGCTGGGTCGCGCCGCGCAACCGCACCACCTCCGCGGTCAGCGCATCGAGCTCACGCAACCGCGCCACCGTCGGCAGGAACGTGTTGAACACCAAGTCGGAGGGATCGGTGTCGGAATCCCACGCGACCGGTCCGTCGACCCACCCCAGATATTCGTTGCCAACACCGAGCGCTTCCAGCCCGGCCCGCACCCGCGGCACGAAGTCCGCGATGTACATCTGCACGACGGCACCGAAAGTGTTGTTGCCCAGCACTTTCCACAACACCGACCGTTGCTCGCCATCGATCGCCGACACGTCGATGCTGAACTGCTGAACGAACGACGCGACAGCGTCATCCGAGGTCGGCTCCGCGTCGTAGGGAAGCAGCGGCAGACCGAGGGTCTGGCCGCACACTCGCCGGACCAACGCCGTCAAGCGACCGTCATCGGGCGAGAGCGCCACTAGCCGGGTCAGATCGTCGTGCACCGCCACTCGCCGATTATGGCCCGACGCACAGTAGGCCACGTGACATTCAGGGGAAGACGATGCCGAAGCTGCCCAACGTGGTGTGCAGGAGCGCATCGAGGAGGTTCACCGGGTCGGCCAGATTGAAGTACGTCGTCGCGCCGTCGGCGATACCGGCGGTGTCGATCGCGGTCAGGATCTCCGATTCGGGCAACCCGCCGAGGTAGACGCCGTGTTCGAAGAACCCAAGGAAGTCTTGCCACAATGCCGCGAGCGGGTTGGCGGCAAAGTCCGCGGGCGTGGCGGTGTCGGCGAAGAAGTCGTTGGCGACGGTGAACACGTCGGTGGGATAGAGGTCGTTCGGGGTCGTGACGTTGTCCAAATTCGACCAGCCAAAGAAGGCATTCAGCTGCTCCCCGAACGGCGTGGCTCCCCACGTGTCGAGCAGGCCGGTCGGCCCCGACGGCGGGTTGGCGGCCGCGTCGCCGATCAGGACGAATCGCAAGTCCGTGAGCGGAATGTGGTCGGCGGCCAGTTGTTGCTCGGCCACCGAGGCGATGACGGCCGATTGGCTGTAGCCGAAGACCGTGAGCGGATCACTCGTCGAGAAATCGCCGGCGCTGTATTCGGATTCGATCTCGTGGACCAAGGTGTCGACACCGGACGCGATCGACGGGCCGAAATTCCCGGACTCCAGGGTGATCAGCGGGGTCACCGTGCCGGTATCCGAAAAGCCGAGTGGCTGAAGGTATTCCGTGACAGCACCGGGTATGTAGCCGGGATAGATGGTTGGGTCGGGTATGAACGTCGGACCCATCACGATCGCGTGAGTCGACCCGTCGAGGAAATCGGCGCCG
This genomic stretch from Mycobacterium paraterrae harbors:
- a CDS encoding acyl-ACP desaturase gives rise to the protein MAAAMTQQQILHELEPVAERLMNRHISMFKDWNPHDFIPWSQGKNFKTPNGDDWAPEQCALSDVARVAMVQNLLTEDNLPSYHREIAMNFGMDGAWGQWVRRWTAEENRHSTALRDYLVVTRSVDPFDLERLRMEQLTRGFSPGQNRQGNLFAESLFDAVVYVSFQELATRVSHRNTGKACHDSIADQLMARLSHDENLHMIFYRDITDAGLDVAPNQAMASIHRVLRNFQMPGFTVPEFRRKAVIIAVGGVYDPRIHLDEVVMPVLRKWRIFDREDFTGEAARMRDDLALLVKELETACDKFEISKQRYLEREARKAESITAAKTLRPDGTLSQSRH
- a CDS encoding PE-PPE domain-containing protein, whose protein sequence is MSKRRFSRLVGVGFALAAAVGWSSVLAAHADTGSGADFLDGSTHAIVMGPTFIPDPTIYPGYIPGAVTEYLQPLGFSDTGTVTPLITLESGNFGPSIASGVDTLVHEIESEYSAGDFSTSDPLTVFGYSQSAVIASVAEQQLAADHIPLTDLRFVLIGDAAANPPSGPTGLLDTWGATPFGEQLNAFFGWSNLDNVTTPNDLYPTDVFTVANDFFADTATPADFAANPLAALWQDFLGFFEHGVYLGGLPESEILTAIDTAGIADGATTYFNLADPVNLLDALLHTTLGSFGIVFP
- the ctaD gene encoding aa3-type cytochrome oxidase subunit I, translating into MTAEAPPAADLTAQRPYPPRMGPKGSVIYKVISTTDHKMIGIMYVVACFIFFFIAGLMALLIRAELAKPGLQFLSNEQYNQLFTMHGTAMLLFYATPVVFGFANLVLPLQIGAPDVAFPRLNALSFWLFVFGALIALSGFIVPGGAADFGWTAYTPLSDAVHSPGAGCDLWILGLAVGGLGTILGAVNMITTVACLRAPGMTMFRMPIFTWNILVTSILVLIIFPLLTAALFGLAADRRLGAHIYDAANGGPILFQHLFWFFGHPEVYVIALPFFGIVSEIVPVFSRKPIFGYTTLVYATLSIAALSVAVWAHHMFATGAVLLPFFSFMTFLIAVPTGIKFFNWIGTMWKGQLTFETPMLFVLGFMVTFLLGGLTGVLLASPPLDFHVTDSYFVVAHFHYVLFGTIVFATYAGIYFWFPKMTGRLLDERLGKSHFWLTFIGFHTTFLVQHWLGNSGMPRRYADYLPTDGFQTLNLVSTIGSFILGISVLPFVWNVFKSWRYGEVVTVDDPWGHGNSLEWATSCPPPRHNFTELPRIRSERPAFELHYPHMVERMRAEAHVGRDHGAS
- a CDS encoding carboxymuconolactone decarboxylase family protein; the encoded protein is MAVHDDLTRLVALSPDDGRLTALVRRVCGQTLGLPLLPYDAEPTSDDAVASFVQQFSIDVSAIDGEQRSVLWKVLGNNTFGAVVQMYIADFVPRVRAGLEALGVGNEYLGWVDGPVAWDSDTDPSDLVFNTFLPTVARLRELDALTAEVVRLRGATQHNCRLCKSLRETTALDAGGTETLYEDIERFEESTRLTDRHKAALRYADALIWSPASIGADVAAGVQKHFSDAEAVELTLDVMRNASNKVAVALGGDAPRVESGTERYLLDVDGQTVFS